In Deltaproteobacteria bacterium, the DNA window GTCTGGCGCCCAGCGAACGGTCTCGACCACGAAACCGAGACGGATGTCGAGACCCTTTCCTATGTATGAGGGCAGTCTGTCATACCCGTCCGTGACGCGGTGGTAGGAACCGGTCTCGAGTTTGAGCACCCGATCCTCGAGCAATCCCCGCACGCCCACGTCGTCGATGCTGCCCGGGAGGTGTGCCGTCAACGTCATCTCGGCCATGATGCGCGCCTGGCCACGAAAGCCGTGGCGCTCGATGAACTCGCGCGCCGAGATGTCCTGCGAGCCGATGCGCCGGATCTGCCGCAGGATGGGAAAGCTGGGCCAGACGCTCGGTTGCATGAGAATCCAGGGCAGCCAGAGTGTGCGGCCTCCGAGGTTGAACATGCTGTTGCGTGCCAGCGGACAGGGCCTCACGGTTAGTGAGGCCGAGTGGATTTCCGGCCAGGTCTCGGCATCGCCGGTATGGACGAACTCGGCTCCGCCCTCCACCGGCACAGCGCAGAAGTCGCGCACCGAGTAGATGCGCCCACCGATGCGATCACGCGCCTCAACCACCGCGACTGCCAAGCCCTGACGGGCGAGCGCGCGCGCCGCAGTGACGCCGGCCATTCCGGCCCCGATTACCACCACGTCTGTCATTGCCGCGGCCTCCGGCCGATCGAGATGAGATAGAGCAGATCGTGGGCAATAGTGGCGGCGGCCAAGGCGGTTTGCCCAGCCGGATCGAACGGTGGAGCGACTTCAACGACATCGGCACCGACAATGCGCAATCCGGCTAAGCCGCGCAGAAGCCGGCGCGCCTGCTGCGTCGTCGGGCCGCCGACCACGGGTGTGCCGGTGCCCGGGGCGTAGGCGGGGTCGAGAAAGTCGACATCAAACGACAGATAGGCGGCATTACTGCCGACCACGTCACGGATGGTCCGCGCCACCGCTTCAACGCCCTGGTCGAGAAGCCGATCGGCATCGATGACCGTGAACCCGTGCGTCTCCGGGTTCGGTGTGCGAATGCCCACGTGCACCGAACGCGCTGGATCGACGAGGCCCTCGCGTGCGGCGAGAAAGAACGGGGTGCCGTGGTTCACGTCGTCGCCCAAGTCCCACGTATCCGAATGGGCATCGAAGTGGATCAGCGAGAGCCGGCCGTGCCGCTGGGTGTGCGCTCGCAGCAGCGGGTAGGCGACGGTGTGATCGCCTCCCAAGGTGAGGACGGCACTGCCGGCCTCGATGATTCGACTCACGTGGAAGTCAACGGCTTCCATCATCCGGCTGGCATATCCGGGAGGAAACGCCAGATCGCTGTAGTCGATGACGCGAACGCGTTCGAACACGTTGAAATCCCACGGCCACAGTCCCCACGGATAGCAGGCCACGAGCGACGACTGTTCGCGGATGGCGCGCGGACCAAGCC includes these proteins:
- the speB gene encoding agmatinase; translation: MDLGEDLSQAIAMAAAYAGELSFGRRQYTRELKGVDITVVGIPFDQGTTNRPGARLGPRAIREQSSLVACYPWGLWPWDFNVFERVRVIDYSDLAFPPGYASRMMEAVDFHVSRIIEAGSAVLTLGGDHTVAYPLLRAHTQRHGRLSLIHFDAHSDTWDLGDDVNHGTPFFLAAREGLVDPARSVHVGIRTPNPETHGFTVIDADRLLDQGVEAVARTIRDVVGSNAAYLSFDVDFLDPAYAPGTGTPVVGGPTTQQARRLLRGLAGLRIVGADVVEVAPPFDPAGQTALAAATIAHDLLYLISIGRRPRQ